Proteins co-encoded in one Arachis hypogaea cultivar Tifrunner chromosome 13, arahy.Tifrunner.gnm2.J5K5, whole genome shotgun sequence genomic window:
- the LOC112738385 gene encoding auxin-responsive protein SAUR76, with protein MAKGGGKLMKLKSVLKKWNSFGNITTTTNKQSRCGATVSAVANDEQSSVSEADFRPVYVGKTWRRYLVRPDVVEHPLFRELVDRSRESYDDNNFVVVEEDTVHVACEVVLFEHLLWMLENADPQPESLDELVDFYTC; from the coding sequence atggcCAAAGGTGGAGGAAAACTAATGAAGCTCAAGTCAGTGCTCAAGAAATGGAACTCATTCGGcaacatcaccaccaccaccaacaagcAGAGCCGTTGCGGCGCCACCGTGAGCGCCGTCGCCAACGACGAACAATCCTCCGTGTCGGAAGCCGATTTCCGGCCCGTGTACGTGGGGAAGACGTGGCGGAGATACTTGGTGAGGCCGGACGTGGTGGAGCATCCACTTTTCCGagagctcgtggatagatcacgTGAGTCCTACGACGACAACAACTTCGTCGTCGTGGAGGAGGACACTGTCCACGTGGCATGCGAGGTCGTGCTGTTCGAGCACCTGCTTTGGATGCTAGAAAACGCTGATCCTCAGCCTGAGTCACTCGACGAGCTCGTCGACTTCTATACTTGCTAG